The following are encoded in a window of Streptomyces sp. 11x1 genomic DNA:
- a CDS encoding FBP domain-containing protein, whose amino-acid sequence MKTLTEQDIRTSFVNCSKGEAKRIFVPRDLEQRPWADLDFLGWRDPGAPDRSYLVAEREGGFSGVALRLPSARRGFLHRSMCSLCLTTHPGGGVSLMTARKAGAAGREGNSVGVYMCADLACSLYVRGKKALASGSRFEESLTVEEQIARTVGNLSAFLVKLYD is encoded by the coding sequence ATGAAGACACTCACCGAGCAGGACATCCGCACCTCCTTCGTCAACTGCTCGAAGGGGGAGGCGAAGAGGATCTTCGTGCCGCGCGATCTGGAGCAGCGGCCCTGGGCGGATCTCGATTTCCTCGGCTGGCGGGATCCCGGTGCGCCCGACCGCAGCTATCTGGTCGCGGAGCGCGAGGGAGGATTCTCCGGTGTCGCGTTGCGGCTCCCCTCCGCGCGGCGCGGGTTCCTGCACCGCAGCATGTGCTCGCTGTGCCTGACGACGCATCCGGGCGGCGGGGTCTCCCTGATGACGGCACGGAAGGCGGGCGCGGCCGGCCGGGAGGGGAACTCGGTCGGCGTGTACATGTGCGCCGACCTGGCGTGCTCGCTCTATGTGCGCGGCAAGAAGGCCCTGGCGAGCGGGAGCCGCTTCGAGGAGAGCCTCACCGTGGAGGAACAGATCGCCCGGACGGTGGGCAATCTGTCCGCGTTCCTGGTGAAGCTGTACGACTGA